A DNA window from Camelina sativa cultivar DH55 chromosome 13, Cs, whole genome shotgun sequence contains the following coding sequences:
- the LOC109128520 gene encoding uncharacterized protein LOC109128520 produces the protein MDLVHDRSTVLSSLNVPTWNFQGSPLDKTNTPDVAILPAATNEIQMEPYTQKCQAEEDTLSSETATPSSTHPYSKDLPLPENLYEVRLNSSYVYDVLNSEPGTSGTTNSYPTYRKHPLKPARIKKGSFEGRGSNQVKEL, from the exons atgGACCTTGTTCATGATAGATCCACAGTCTTATCCTCTCTCAACGTTCCTACTTGGAATTTTCAAGGCTCTCCTCTCGACAAGACTAACACTCCAGACGTAGCCATCCTACCTGCAGCTACAAATGAAATTCAGATGGAACCTTATACTCAGAAATGTCAAGCAGAAGAGGACACTCTTTCTTCAGAGACTGCAACTCCATCTTCCACCCATCCTTACTCAAAAGACCTTCCTCTTCCAGAAAATCTTTATGAAGTACGACTGAACTCATCATATGTTTATGATGTCCTCAACTCTGAACCTGGGACTTCGGGAACAACAAATTCATATCCTACTTATCGGAAGCATCCCCTTAAGCCAGCAAGGATTAAAAAAG GTTCTTTCGAAGGGCGAGGTTCCAATCAGGTGAAAGAGCTATGA
- the LOC104736954 gene encoding receptor homology region, transmembrane domain- and RING domain-containing protein 4-like, which produces MGHASIATILSLLLISHLAYAKILLIGKNKSLSFDDIESNFTPMIKRSDQGGVLYVAEPLDACSDLVNTVTVVVNGSSVSPRPPYVLIIRGGCSFEDKIRNAQKAGYKAAIVYDYEDYGFLVSMAGNPAGVLIYGTFVSKDTGEVLKKYAGRTDFEVWLMPSFETSAWSIMAISFISLLAMSAVLATCFFVRRHRVRRRRIMSLSGSDFPRMAKNLLRRMPVTIFNGVCDEASTSVSCAICIEDYRIGDKLRVLPCNHKFHVGCVDLWLGQRRSFCPVCKRDARSNSIDMPASEHTPLLSPSVTPTSSFLLSSPSTTPLQSAYELPISIRVDPSSPSTSMQPQTVPMYLSHSRSHTSFQNRSYWRSPYIPVSRSSADLRRSYNSPRQGSLPRSLHSRYTHILSLGNASRSWVVGSLTSQREHLFLQNDSRRCFAHFSSASSLPGC; this is translated from the exons ATGGGTCACGCTTCGATTGCAACAATCTTATCTCTGTTACTAATTTCACACTTGGCTTATGCGAAAATTTTGTTGATCGGGAAAAACAAATCTCTCTCCTTTGACGACATCGAATCCAATTTCA ctccGATGATAAAGAGATCGGATCAAGGTGGTGTGTTGTACGTAGCAGAGCCGCTTGATGCTTGTTCTGATTTGGTTAATACGGTGACTGTTGTTGTAAATGGATCAAGTGTTTCTCCTCGTCCTCCGTATGTGTTAATTATTCGCGGTGGTTGTAGTTTCGAAGATAAGATTAGGAATGCTCAAAAGGCTGGTTATAAAGCTGCTATTGTTTATGATTATGAAGATTATGGTTTCTTAGTTTCAA TGGCAGGAAACCCCGCTGGTGTACTTATATATGGGACGTTTGTCTCTAAAGACACAGGGGAAGTACTTAAAAAGTATGCGGGTCGTACTGATTTTGAAGTGTGGCTTATGCCAAGTTTTGAGACTTCAGCGTGGTCAATCATGGCTATCTCATTCATATCTCTCCTCGCTATGTCTGCTGTGCTGGCTACTTGCTTCTTTGTCCGTAGACATCGAGTTAGGCGCAGGCGTATTATGTCTCTTAGTGGCAGTGACTTTCCTCGTATGGCTAAAAACTTGCTGAGACGCATGCCTGTTACAATATTTAACGGTGTTTGCGATGAAGCGTCTACTTCTGTTTCTTGTGCTATATGTATCGAGGATTATCGTATTGGTGACAAGTTAAGGGTCCTGCCTTGCAATCACA AGTTTCATGTTGGATGTGTAGACTTGTGGCTTGGCCAAAGGAGATCCTTTTGTCCGGTTTGTAAACGTGATGCAAGAAGCAACAGCATCGATATGCCTGCGTCAGAGCACACACCTTTGCTTTCTCCTAGCGTGACCCCGACCTCATCGTTTCTCTTATCATCACCCTCCACAACCCCGTTACAGTCAGCTTATGAGCTGCCAATATCTATCAGAGTAGACCCTTCTTCACCATCAACTTCAATGCAGCCACAAACAGTGCCTATgtatctctctcactctcgcTCCCACACAAGCTTCCAAAACAGGTCGTACTGGCGTTCCCCGTATATACCAGTCAGCCGAAGTTCAGCAGATCTCAGAAGATCTTACAACTCACCCCGCCAGGGTTCTTTGCCTCGTTCTCTCCACTCAAGATATACACACATACTTAGCCTGGGAAATGCATCAAGGAGCTGGGTTGTTGGGTCGTTAACAAGCCAGCGCGAACATTTATTTCTTCAAAACGACTCACGCAGGTGTTTTGCTCACTTTTCGTCTGCGAGCTCTCTACCAGGTTGCTAA
- the LOC104736952 gene encoding auxin-induced protein 15A-like has translation MPNKVTDMHFHQVEEEEEEEHTGESRSSSRTPRGHFVVYVDTNKKLERFVIPTRFLKSPSFQKLLEKAAEEYGYAEAYRNKIVLPCDVSSFRSLVMLLTSHGKGH, from the coding sequence ATGCCTAACAAGGTCACTGACATGCACTTCCAccaagtagaagaagaagaagaagaagaacatactGGAGAGAGCAGGTCATCCTCAAGAACACCGAGAGGGCATTTCGTGGTTTACGTTGACACGAACAAGAAGTTGGAGAGATTTGTGATTCCCACAAGGTTTCTGAAGAGCCCATCTTTCCAGAAGCTTCTTGAAAAGGCTGCCGAGGAGTATGGTTACGCGGAGGCTTACCGTAACAAGATCGTCTTGCCATGTGATGTCTCTAGTTTCCGAAGTCTCGTCATGCTCCTGACTTCTCACGGCAAGGGACATTAA